Proteins encoded in a region of the Puntigrus tetrazona isolate hp1 chromosome 12, ASM1883169v1, whole genome shotgun sequence genome:
- the six3b gene encoding homeobox protein SIX3b, giving the protein MVFRSPLELYPSHLFLPNFADRPLLLAGSIPRARSPEDLPMFQLPTLNFSAEQVASVCETLEETGDIERLGRFLWSLPVAPGACDAINKHESIQRARAVVAYHTGSFRELYHILENHKFTKDSHGKLQAMWLEAHYQEAEKLRGRPLGPVDKYRVRKKFPLPRTIWDGEQKTHCFKERTRGLLREWYLQDPYPNPSKKRELAQATGLTPTQVGNWFKNRRQRDRAAAAKNRLQHHGLGQSGLRSMSESGCTPHSSAESPCAAASPTTSVSSMNERGDGGTILSVTDSDSDFDV; this is encoded by the exons ATGGTTTTCAGGTCTCCTTTAGAGCTTTATCCCTCACATCTTTTCCTGCCCAATTTCGCGGACCGTCCTCTGCTTCTAGCGGGCAGCATTCCCCGAGCGAGATCCCCGGAGGACTTACCGATGTTTCAGCTGCCCACCCTGAACTTCTCGGCGGAACAGGTGGCCAGCGTGTGCGAGACGCTGGAGGAAACCGGGGACATCGAAAGACTCGGACGCTTTCTTTGGTCCTTGCCCGTGGCACCGGGAGCCTGCGATGCCATCAACAAGCACGAGTCGATCCAGCGAGCCCGAGCGGTGGTCGCGTATCACACTGGAAGCTTCCGTGAATTGTACCACATCCTGGAAAACCACAAGTTCACCAAAGACTCTCACGGAAAGCTGCAAGCGATGTGGCTCGAAGCGCACTACCAAGAGGCAGAGAAGCTGCGCGGTCGTCCCCTCGGACCCGTTGATAAATACCGGGTCCGCAAGAAGTTCCCTTTGCCACGGACCATCTGGGACGGCGAGCAGAAGACGCACTGTTTCAAGGAACGGACTCGCGGCTTGTTGAGGGAGTGGTACCTTCAGGATCCTTACCCCAATCCCAGCAAGAAAAGGGAACTGGCACAAGCCACTGGACTGACTCCCACTCAAGTGGGCAATTGGTTTAAAAATCGAAGGCAAAGGGACAGAGCGGCAGCTGCCAAAAACAG GCTTCAGCACCACGGCCTGGGTCAGAGCGGCCTGCGCTCCATGTCGGAGTCCGGGTGCACGCCGCACAGCTCGGCCGAGTCCCCGTGCGCGGCCGCCAGCCCCACCACCAGCGTCTCCAGTATGAACGAACGAGGCGACGGCGGGACCATCCTCTCAGTTACCGACAGTGACTCTGATTTCGACGTATGA
- the six2b gene encoding homeobox protein SIX2b, protein MSMPPTFGFTQEQVACVCEVLQQGGSIERLGRFLWSLPACEHLHKNESVLKAKAVVAFHRGNFRELYKVLESHQFSPHNHPKLQQLWLKAHYVEAEKLRGRPLGAVGKYRVRRKFPLPRTIWDGEETSYCFKEKSRCVLKEWYTHNPYPSPREKRELAEATGLTTTQVSNWFKNRRQRDRAAEAKERENDGANPNGHNPLTSHVNENKSLCESSEDDKSPAATPDHSSMSPAILLPSSSGLPPLHSFAPPPGPSASILPVSGPDVQSHHHFSMHDGLLNSMTASLVELGS, encoded by the exons ATGTCTATGCCACCAACTTTTGGATTTACCCAGGAGCAGGTTGCCTGCGTCTGCGAGGTCCTTCAGCAAGGTGGGAGTATCGAACGTCTCGGGCGCTTTCTGTGGTCCTTACCTGCCTGCGAGCACCTCCACAAAAACGAGAGCGTATTGAAAGCGAAAGCCGTGGTGGCTTTCCACCGCGGCAACTTCAGGGAGCTCTACAAAGTATTAGAGAGCCACCAGTTCTCTCCGCACAACCACCCTAAACTGCAACAGCTCTGGCTCAAAGCTCACTACGTCGAAGCGGAGAAATTACGCGGTCGTCCTCTGGGCGCAGTAGGAAAGTACCGCGTACGCAGAAAGTTTCCGCTGCCTCGCACCATTTGGGATGGAGAGGAGACCAGCTACTGTTTTAAGGAGAAGAGCCGGTGTGTGCTTAAAGAGTGGTACACGCACAACCCGTACCCTTCTCCGAGGGAGAAGAGAGAACTGGCCGAGGCCACGGGCCTCACCACGACGCAGGTCAGCAACTGGTTCAAGAACAGGAGGCAGAGGGACCGCGCAGCAGAAGCAAAGGAAAG GGAAAACGATGGCGCAAATCCAAACGGCCACAACCCGCTGACCTCTCACGTGAACGAAAACAAATCTCTGTGCGAGAGTTCAGAGGACGACAAATCCCCCGCGGCGACCCCGGATCACAGCTCCATGAGCCCAGCCATCCTCCTGCCCTCCAGCTCCGGCCTGCCTCCCCTGCACAGCTTCGCGCCTCCGCCCGGCCCCAGCGCCTCCATCCTCCCGGTCAGCGGCCCGGACGTTCAGAGCCACCACCACTTCTCCATGCACGACGGCCTCCTCAACTCCATGACGGCCAGCCTGGTCGAACTCGGATCATAA